A DNA window from Ornithinimicrobium humiphilum contains the following coding sequences:
- a CDS encoding prolyl oligopeptidase family serine peptidase — MTTSARPAEPDPYAWLEEVDSPAALEWVGTRSSASESRLRDVPGHAQRHAAIREALEAPDRIPLVSQAGEHLYGFWTDAEHPRGVWRRTTWDSYRAEETEWEVLVDVDALARDENVPWVWQGAALLRPTYDRALVHLSRGGADAGTTRELDLTTGRWVAAPEGFVKGEAKGRLTWRDRDHVYLVTADDPTGATRSGYPRTARLWRRGTPVAEAQAIHTIEETDLGLFVEHDQHTGRTVLRRAITFWTEETLVLTDDGLRPLPLPPSAEASVHDTRVAVRLRDPWTAPGPDGGDTSWPAGSLLVTSLDDLLAGRARWTSVFVPDERSALVDLTWTASHLVTTALVDVRHTVQVHSPAPDGAWRTDDLTDRLDVGLRTVSVSAVDRHDSDDLWLVTTGFLEPMALSVAHLGGGVTLEPLRSAPPRFDASGLEVTQHWATSQDGTRVPYWQVGPADLPLDSTTPTVLHGYGGFEHALTPAYDPIVGRAWLAAGHVHVVAGIRGGGEFGPRWHQAALGPERHRAYEDFVAVARDLVARGVTSVPRLGCTGRSNGGLLVGNMLTGYPEDFGAVVCQVPLLDMQRYHLLLAGASWMAEYGDPDDPEQWEWLRTYSPYHRFDPARPTPPVYLATSTRDDRVHPGHARKMAALLEEHGCDVTYWENTEGGHGGASTADQWASWHALAWSFLHERLAG; from the coding sequence ATGACGACCTCCGCCCGACCTGCCGAGCCGGACCCCTACGCGTGGCTGGAGGAGGTCGACTCCCCGGCCGCGCTGGAGTGGGTCGGCACCCGGAGCTCGGCGTCCGAGAGCCGTCTGCGGGACGTGCCCGGCCACGCGCAGCGCCACGCGGCGATCCGCGAGGCGCTCGAGGCCCCCGACCGGATCCCGCTGGTCAGCCAGGCGGGCGAGCACCTCTACGGCTTCTGGACGGACGCCGAGCACCCGCGAGGGGTATGGCGTCGCACCACCTGGGACTCCTACCGCGCCGAGGAGACGGAGTGGGAGGTGCTCGTCGACGTCGACGCCCTCGCCCGCGATGAGAACGTGCCGTGGGTGTGGCAGGGCGCCGCGCTGCTGCGGCCGACCTACGACCGGGCCCTGGTCCATCTCTCCCGCGGTGGTGCCGATGCCGGCACGACCCGCGAGCTCGACCTGACCACCGGCCGCTGGGTGGCCGCCCCCGAGGGGTTCGTCAAGGGCGAGGCCAAGGGCCGGCTGACCTGGCGCGACCGCGACCACGTCTACCTCGTCACGGCCGACGACCCGACCGGCGCCACCCGCTCCGGCTACCCCCGCACCGCGCGGCTGTGGCGGCGCGGCACGCCCGTGGCGGAGGCGCAGGCGATCCACACGATCGAGGAGACCGACCTGGGCCTCTTCGTCGAGCACGACCAGCACACCGGGCGGACCGTGCTGCGACGTGCGATCACCTTCTGGACCGAGGAGACGCTCGTCCTGACCGACGACGGTCTGCGACCGCTCCCGCTGCCGCCGAGCGCCGAGGCCTCGGTCCACGACACGCGCGTGGCCGTGCGGCTGCGCGACCCCTGGACCGCGCCCGGACCGGACGGCGGGGACACGTCGTGGCCCGCGGGCAGCCTGCTCGTGACGTCCCTGGACGACCTGCTCGCCGGACGGGCCCGATGGACCTCCGTGTTCGTCCCCGACGAACGCTCGGCGCTGGTCGACCTCACCTGGACCGCCTCCCACCTGGTGACGACCGCGCTCGTGGACGTCCGGCACACCGTCCAGGTCCACTCCCCCGCACCCGACGGCGCGTGGCGCACCGACGACCTGACCGACCGCCTCGACGTCGGCCTGCGCACCGTGAGCGTGAGCGCCGTCGACCGCCACGACAGCGACGACCTCTGGCTGGTCACGACCGGCTTCCTGGAGCCGATGGCGCTGTCGGTCGCCCACCTCGGCGGCGGGGTGACGCTGGAGCCGCTGCGCTCGGCGCCGCCGCGCTTCGACGCCTCGGGGCTGGAGGTCACCCAGCACTGGGCAACCTCCCAGGACGGCACCCGGGTGCCCTATTGGCAGGTCGGCCCGGCCGACCTCCCCCTGGACAGCACCACGCCCACCGTCCTCCACGGCTACGGCGGCTTCGAGCACGCGCTCACCCCGGCCTACGACCCGATCGTCGGGCGGGCCTGGCTCGCCGCGGGGCACGTGCACGTCGTCGCGGGGATCCGCGGCGGCGGGGAGTTCGGGCCGCGCTGGCACCAGGCGGCGCTGGGCCCGGAGCGGCACCGCGCCTACGAGGACTTCGTGGCGGTCGCGCGCGACCTGGTCGCCCGCGGGGTCACCTCCGTGCCGCGGCTCGGCTGCACCGGTCGCTCCAACGGCGGGCTGCTCGTGGGCAACATGCTGACCGGCTACCCAGAGGACTTCGGGGCGGTGGTCTGCCAGGTCCCGCTGCTCGACATGCAGCGCTACCACCTGCTGCTCGCCGGCGCGTCGTGGATGGCCGAGTACGGCGACCCGGACGACCCGGAGCAGTGGGAGTGGTTGCGCACCTACTCGCCCTACCACCGGTTCGACCCCGCCCGACCGACCCCGCCGGTCTACCTGGCGACGTCCACGCGCGACGACCGCGTCCATCCCGGTCACGCCCGCAAGATGGCGGCGCTGCTGGAGGAGCACGGCTGCGACGTCACCTACTGGGAGAACACCGAGGGCGGCCACGGCGGCGCGAGCACGGCCGACCAGTGGGCGAGCTGGCACGCGCTGGCCTGGAGCTTCCTGCACGAGCGGCTGGCCGGCTGA
- a CDS encoding GNAT family N-acetyltransferase: MLRSLGTVRALGLQDVEDALEVCGRDPVTNVFVAARILESGLAGTRGPLFSYDGGGERALCWCSANVVPVEATSSRALGALAAKVVRRRAWASSVFGPADQVLDLWGRLARHWGEPREIRENQYLMTMSTSPVALGRPVDPAVRVARRDELDLVVPAAAAMFTEEIGYPPYQGSGLAYRQGVATLVERGHCLVRVEDGQVVFKADLGSVALGVAQVQGVWVHPAWRGRGIAAPAMAAVVEHTLRHVAPTVTLYVNDFNAPAVATYRRVGFVQTGTFATVLL; encoded by the coding sequence ATGCTGCGCAGCCTCGGGACCGTGCGGGCGCTCGGCCTGCAGGACGTCGAGGACGCCCTGGAGGTGTGCGGGCGCGACCCGGTGACCAACGTCTTCGTCGCCGCGCGCATCCTCGAGAGCGGCCTGGCCGGCACCCGCGGCCCGCTGTTCTCCTACGACGGCGGCGGCGAGCGTGCCCTCTGCTGGTGCTCGGCCAACGTCGTGCCGGTGGAGGCCACGAGCAGCCGGGCACTCGGCGCACTGGCTGCCAAGGTGGTGCGCCGCCGCGCCTGGGCGAGCTCGGTCTTCGGCCCCGCCGACCAGGTCCTCGACCTGTGGGGCCGCCTGGCCCGGCACTGGGGCGAGCCGCGGGAGATCCGCGAGAACCAGTACCTCATGACGATGAGCACGTCACCGGTCGCGCTCGGCCGGCCGGTCGACCCAGCCGTGCGGGTGGCCCGCCGCGACGAGCTCGACCTCGTCGTGCCGGCCGCGGCCGCGATGTTCACCGAGGAGATCGGCTACCCGCCCTACCAGGGCAGCGGGCTGGCCTACCGGCAGGGCGTCGCGACCCTCGTCGAGCGGGGCCACTGCCTGGTGCGCGTCGAGGACGGCCAGGTGGTCTTCAAGGCCGACCTGGGCTCCGTCGCGCTCGGCGTCGCGCAGGTGCAGGGGGTCTGGGTGCACCCGGCCTGGCGCGGACGCGGCATCGCGGCACCGGCCATGGCGGCGGTCGTCGAGCACACGCTGCGGCACGTCGCCCCGACGGTCACCCTCTACGTCAACGACTTCAACGCCCCCGCCGTGGCGACCTACCGCCGCGTGGGCTTCGTGCAGACGGGGACGTTCGCGACCGTCCTGCTCTGA
- a CDS encoding glycerol-3-phosphate dehydrogenase/oxidase → MQPKALTGRDRDEALRTLRESGTTRPPLDILVVGGGVTGAGAALDATTRGLATALVEASDWGSGTSQWSTKLVHGGLRYLQMLDFGLVHEALTERGLLLRSLAPHLVKPMPFLIPLEHRVWQRAYYGAGVTLYDLLANALPGQRALPIHQHAGRRGLHREFPDLREGRAIGAVKYWDATVDDARLVSTLVRTAHTYGASVASRTRAVGLLREGDRIVGARLRDEETGEVFEARANQVVSCAGVWTEEVGGLTGDPSCLRVMASKGIHLVVPRDRIRGTSGLFLQTERSVLFFIPWARYWIIGTTDTPWRLDRGHPVATATDIDYVLEHANSVLTTHLTRDDVVGWYAGLRPLLQPGVEGDTDSAKVSREHTVVSPLPGLTVVGGGKLTTYRVMAKDAVDLSLGDRASELPSITHQIPLLGAVGEAAMRRRMPALRDRFGWSEQITDHLLHRYGSLVEQLLDLIVEDPSLARPLEHAPAYLRVEIAYACISEGVLHLEDVMMRRTRLYYEEPRKGLAAVPEIAEIAVQWLGWNEAREAGEVEAYERRVLADEAAARETTDEAAVAARDRVLQGVRR, encoded by the coding sequence ATGCAGCCCAAGGCCCTCACGGGGCGCGACCGCGACGAGGCCCTGCGCACGCTGCGCGAGAGCGGCACGACCCGGCCGCCCCTGGACATCCTGGTCGTCGGCGGTGGCGTCACCGGCGCCGGAGCCGCCCTCGACGCCACCACGCGGGGCCTGGCGACCGCCCTCGTGGAGGCGTCCGACTGGGGCTCCGGGACGTCCCAGTGGTCGACCAAGCTGGTCCACGGCGGCCTGCGCTACCTGCAGATGCTCGACTTCGGCCTGGTCCACGAGGCGTTGACGGAGCGCGGCCTGCTGCTGCGCTCGCTGGCCCCGCACCTGGTCAAGCCGATGCCCTTCCTCATCCCCCTCGAGCACCGCGTCTGGCAGCGGGCCTACTACGGCGCCGGGGTGACGCTCTACGACCTGCTGGCCAACGCGCTGCCGGGCCAGCGCGCCCTGCCCATCCACCAGCACGCCGGGCGTCGGGGCCTCCACCGGGAGTTCCCCGACCTGCGCGAGGGACGGGCGATCGGTGCCGTGAAGTACTGGGACGCCACGGTCGACGACGCCCGCCTCGTCTCGACCCTCGTGCGCACCGCCCACACCTACGGCGCCTCGGTCGCGAGCCGGACCCGGGCGGTCGGGCTGCTGCGCGAGGGCGACCGCATCGTCGGCGCGCGGCTGCGTGACGAGGAGACCGGGGAGGTCTTCGAGGCCCGGGCCAACCAGGTCGTCTCCTGTGCCGGCGTGTGGACCGAGGAGGTCGGTGGCCTCACCGGCGACCCGAGCTGCCTGCGGGTGATGGCCTCCAAGGGCATCCACCTCGTCGTCCCGCGCGACCGCATCCGCGGCACGAGCGGTCTCTTCCTGCAGACCGAGCGCTCGGTCCTCTTCTTCATCCCGTGGGCGCGCTACTGGATCATCGGCACCACCGACACCCCCTGGCGCCTCGACCGCGGGCACCCCGTCGCCACCGCCACCGACATCGACTACGTGCTGGAGCACGCCAACTCCGTGCTCACCACCCACCTCACCCGCGACGACGTCGTGGGCTGGTACGCCGGCCTGCGCCCGCTGCTCCAGCCGGGCGTCGAGGGCGACACCGACTCGGCCAAGGTCAGCCGCGAGCACACCGTGGTCTCCCCGCTCCCCGGCCTGACGGTGGTCGGGGGCGGCAAGCTGACGACATACCGGGTGATGGCCAAGGACGCCGTCGACCTGTCCCTGGGCGACCGGGCGTCGGAGCTGCCGTCGATCACCCACCAGATCCCGCTGCTCGGTGCCGTCGGGGAGGCCGCGATGCGGCGCCGGATGCCCGCCCTGCGCGACCGCTTCGGCTGGTCCGAGCAGATCACCGACCACCTGCTGCACCGCTACGGCTCGCTGGTCGAGCAGCTGCTCGACCTCATCGTCGAGGACCCCTCCTTGGCGCGCCCTCTCGAGCACGCACCGGCCTACCTGCGGGTCGAGATCGCCTACGCGTGCATCAGCGAGGGCGTGCTCCACCTCGAGGACGTCATGATGCGCCGCACCCGGCTCTACTACGAGGAGCCGCGCAAGGGTCTGGCCGCCGTGCCGGAGATCGCCGAGATCGCCGTGCAGTGGCTCGGCTGGAACGAGGCGCGAGAGGCCGGGGAGGTCGAGGCCTACGAGCGGCGCGTGCTCGCCGACGAGGCGGCCGCGCGGGAGACCACCGACGAGGCGGCGGTCGCGGCCCGCGACCGCGTGCTGCAGGGGGTGCGCCGGTGA
- the glpK gene encoding glycerol kinase GlpK: MSDRDSCVLAIDQGTTSTRAIVFDREGAILSVGQKEHRQLLPRAGWVEHDASEIWASTREVIGTALGKADRTGADIAAIGITNQRETTVVWDRRTGKPVHDAIVWQDTRTTGLVSELGGEEGADRFKDVCGLPLATYFSGPKVRWILDHVDGARERAEAGELLFGTMDSWLVWNLTGGPRGGVHVTDVTNASRTMLMDLQTLDWSSEVADAMGVPLAMLPEIRSSSEVYGTSTKLGAPIAGILGDQQAAMVGQACFEPGMSKNTYGTGNFLLLNTGTDIVRSEHGLLTTVCYQLGDQDAVYALEGSIAVTGSLVQWLRDNLGIIRDAAEIEKLATKVDDNGGCYIVPAFSGLFAPHWRDDARGAIVGLTRFVDRHHIARAALEATAYQTREVMEAMDADAEVPARELRVDGGMVANDTLMQFQADILGIDVVRPQIAETTALGAAYAAGLAVGFWKNQDELVRQWSEAHRWSPRMDEAERERLFRQWRKAVTRTFDWVDEDTETAEP, encoded by the coding sequence GTGAGCGACCGCGACAGCTGCGTCCTGGCGATCGACCAGGGCACCACGAGCACCCGGGCCATCGTCTTCGACCGCGAGGGCGCGATCCTCTCGGTCGGGCAGAAGGAGCACCGTCAGCTGCTCCCCCGCGCAGGCTGGGTCGAGCACGACGCGAGCGAGATCTGGGCCAGCACCCGCGAGGTGATCGGCACGGCCCTCGGCAAGGCCGACCGCACCGGCGCGGACATCGCGGCCATCGGGATCACGAACCAGCGCGAGACCACCGTGGTGTGGGACCGCAGGACCGGGAAGCCTGTGCACGACGCGATCGTCTGGCAGGACACCCGCACCACCGGACTGGTCTCCGAGCTGGGCGGCGAAGAGGGGGCGGACCGGTTCAAGGACGTCTGCGGCCTGCCGCTGGCAACCTACTTCTCCGGGCCCAAGGTGCGCTGGATCCTCGACCACGTCGACGGGGCCCGCGAGCGGGCGGAGGCCGGTGAGCTGCTCTTCGGCACGATGGACAGCTGGCTGGTGTGGAACCTCACCGGCGGACCGCGCGGCGGCGTGCACGTCACCGACGTCACCAACGCCTCGCGCACCATGCTCATGGACCTGCAGACCCTGGACTGGTCGTCCGAGGTGGCCGACGCCATGGGCGTGCCGCTGGCGATGCTGCCGGAGATCCGGTCCTCCTCGGAGGTCTACGGCACCAGCACCAAGCTCGGGGCCCCGATCGCCGGGATCCTCGGCGACCAGCAGGCGGCGATGGTCGGCCAGGCCTGCTTCGAGCCCGGGATGTCCAAGAACACCTACGGCACCGGCAACTTCCTGCTGCTCAACACCGGCACCGACATCGTGCGCAGCGAGCACGGCCTGCTCACGACCGTCTGCTACCAGCTCGGCGACCAGGACGCCGTCTACGCCCTCGAGGGATCGATCGCGGTGACCGGCTCGCTGGTCCAGTGGCTGCGCGACAACCTCGGGATCATCCGCGACGCGGCCGAGATCGAGAAGCTCGCCACGAAGGTGGACGACAACGGCGGCTGCTACATCGTCCCGGCCTTCTCGGGGCTCTTCGCCCCGCACTGGCGCGACGACGCCCGCGGCGCCATCGTCGGGCTCACCCGCTTCGTCGACCGCCACCACATCGCCCGCGCCGCGCTGGAAGCCACGGCCTACCAGACCCGCGAGGTCATGGAGGCGATGGACGCCGACGCCGAGGTGCCCGCGCGCGAGCTGAGGGTCGACGGCGGCATGGTCGCCAACGACACCCTCATGCAGTTCCAGGCCGACATCCTCGGCATCGACGTGGTGCGTCCGCAGATCGCCGAGACGACCGCGCTGGGCGCGGCCTACGCCGCCGGCCTCGCGGTCGGCTTCTGGAAGAACCAGGACGAGCTGGTCCGGCAGTGGAGCGAGGCCCACCGGTGGAGCCCGCGCATGGACGAGGCCGAGCGGGAGCGCCTCTTCCGGCAGTGGCGCAAGGCGGTGACCCGGACGTTCGACTGGGTCGACGAGGACACCGAGACGGCCGAGCCCTAG
- a CDS encoding uridine kinase: MTSPGFLPVRQLVLVDLLAMMCATNPGQRAIVAVDGPDGVGKTRLVGELVALAPHVAGRQVLSVSVDGFHHPRERRYARGRTAQTCYEDAFDYDALRRAVTHPFRAGLEIVPAVHDVRTDQVVHPDPLEPDEDALLVVEGVFLRRPELRGEWDATCLVTAPLRVTVPRGNARFPSSRVPGDHDPEHPANERYVGAQRLYQQQARLWQPTWIVDNSDLSRPELVVPDPEDPQWFGDEPD; the protein is encoded by the coding sequence ATGACGTCGCCCGGGTTCCTCCCCGTCCGCCAGCTGGTCCTCGTCGACCTGCTGGCGATGATGTGCGCCACCAACCCCGGCCAGCGGGCGATCGTCGCGGTCGACGGCCCTGACGGGGTGGGCAAGACCCGGCTGGTGGGGGAGCTCGTCGCGCTGGCGCCGCACGTGGCCGGCCGTCAGGTGCTCAGCGTCTCGGTGGACGGCTTCCACCACCCCCGCGAGCGGCGCTACGCCCGCGGGCGCACCGCGCAGACCTGCTACGAGGACGCCTTCGACTACGACGCGCTGCGGCGGGCCGTGACCCACCCCTTCCGCGCCGGCCTCGAGATCGTCCCGGCGGTCCACGACGTCCGCACCGACCAGGTCGTGCACCCCGACCCGCTCGAGCCCGACGAGGACGCGCTGCTCGTCGTCGAGGGCGTCTTCCTGCGGCGGCCCGAGCTGCGTGGGGAGTGGGACGCCACCTGCCTCGTGACCGCGCCGCTGCGCGTCACCGTCCCGCGTGGCAACGCGCGCTTCCCGAGCTCGCGGGTCCCTGGCGACCACGACCCGGAGCACCCGGCCAACGAGCGCTACGTCGGCGCCCAGCGGCTCTACCAGCAGCAGGCCCGCCTGTGGCAGCCGACCTGGATCGTCGACAACAGCGACCTCTCCCGCCCCGAGCTCGTCGTGCCCGACCCCGAGGACCCGCAGTGGTTCGGGGACGAGCCGGACTGA
- a CDS encoding VaFE repeat-containing surface-anchored protein: protein MKLSTNPTPEGNVKTKLGPVAAYFGCLDQPVQQTNSCLSSLYGSELATRVQVRSDGGMVFPSGFSSSQPNYLDYSEVAGKIIKRDNFGGYVPNSDVTFDSNVTHNGQIFAGGSFTSRGAGELHHHTFMGNLPCAVSEPEPELDPRIATTVSVPGSEGKVVPFTGGTLVDTVAYEDLTPGVEYTLDGQVRVVADGSATGIVASATFVPESASGTVEVTFEITGEQAAEYAGQALVVFEYLKAGGELVAEHADLEDEAQSVVVLAERTD, encoded by the coding sequence TTGAAGCTGTCCACGAACCCCACGCCCGAGGGGAACGTGAAGACCAAGCTCGGCCCGGTCGCCGCCTACTTCGGCTGCCTCGACCAGCCGGTGCAGCAGACCAACTCCTGCCTCTCCAGCCTGTACGGGTCCGAGCTCGCGACCCGCGTCCAGGTCCGGAGCGACGGCGGGATGGTGTTCCCCTCCGGGTTCAGCTCCAGCCAGCCGAACTACCTCGACTACAGCGAGGTCGCGGGCAAGATCATCAAGCGGGACAACTTCGGGGGATACGTCCCCAACTCCGACGTGACCTTCGACTCGAACGTCACGCACAACGGGCAGATCTTCGCCGGCGGCAGCTTCACCAGCCGCGGTGCGGGCGAGCTGCACCACCACACCTTCATGGGCAACCTGCCCTGCGCCGTCAGCGAGCCGGAGCCGGAGCTGGACCCGCGCATCGCCACGACGGTGTCGGTGCCGGGTTCGGAGGGCAAGGTCGTGCCGTTCACCGGTGGGACGCTGGTGGACACGGTGGCCTACGAGGACCTGACGCCGGGGGTGGAGTACACCCTGGATGGTCAGGTGCGTGTGGTGGCTGATGGCTCGGCGACCGGGATCGTGGCGTCGGCGACGTTCGTTCCGGAGTCGGCCTCGGGCACGGTCGAGGTGACGTTCGAGATCACCGGTGAGCAGGCCGCGGAGTACGCGGGCCAGGCGCTGGTGGTGTTCGAGTACCTCAAGGCCGGTGGTGAGCTGGTGGCCGAGCACGCCGACCTCGAGGACGAGGCGCAGTCCGTCGTCGTCCTGGCCGAGCGGACCGACTGA
- a CDS encoding collagen-binding domain-containing protein, whose amino-acid sequence MLASATTALLVASGLTAAGSASAETTTINPFATNNGFSIVAKGNATLGNNEIEGSIAAFGSIAATSSNYPLVHKVAGVGDCAIPTIDGDPRPHPGRSFVGIGNIAVTNAGHGGGPRRVRRDRQACERGWPERAARAATGSASATATAAPSRATSTSRP is encoded by the coding sequence ATGCTGGCCTCCGCCACGACGGCGTTGCTGGTCGCGAGCGGTCTGACCGCAGCTGGTTCTGCATCTGCGGAGACCACCACCATCAACCCCTTCGCCACCAACAACGGGTTCTCGATCGTCGCCAAGGGAAATGCGACGCTCGGCAACAACGAGATCGAGGGGTCGATAGCCGCATTCGGCTCGATCGCCGCGACCTCGTCGAACTACCCCCTGGTCCACAAGGTGGCAGGGGTGGGGGACTGCGCCATCCCGACGATCGACGGCGACCCCCGTCCGCATCCTGGCCGGTCCTTCGTCGGGATCGGCAACATCGCGGTGACGAATGCCGGCCATGGAGGGGGCCCCCGGCGTGTCCGGCGCGATCGCCAAGCTTGCGAGCGTGGATGGCCTGAAAGGGCGGCCCGCGCGGCGACTGGCTCCGCGTCAGCAACAGCTACGGCAGCTCCGAGCAGGGCAACCTCGACCTCGAGGCCTTGA
- a CDS encoding GNAT family N-acetyltransferase: MADGPISRETARRTTWDDVCEAFHLLDRNDLSVTQEVLPPGTSSRAHAHDRVRQFFFVLAGEATMLLGSTSVPVPSGSGLEVAPRTRHQLRNDGDETLEVLVVSSPRVSGNPHGRRPARRDRVVVGTYVRPTRPSDLDAVVRIETAADTSHWLGEGGADWHRRVLEDPDMEHWVLVDRLDHVLAFGILAGLQQQDTTAAVEVRRMVVASEGRGQGLGRLLMRQLLEQALARPQVSTVWLDVGEDNVRAQSLYRSFGFQQKPAPSWARLLDNGIYMEWSARRA, translated from the coding sequence ATGGCAGACGGGCCGATCAGTCGTGAGACGGCGCGCCGTACCACCTGGGACGACGTGTGCGAGGCCTTCCACCTGCTGGACCGCAACGACCTCTCGGTGACCCAGGAGGTCCTCCCGCCCGGCACGAGCAGCCGGGCGCACGCCCACGACCGGGTGCGGCAGTTCTTCTTCGTGCTCGCCGGCGAGGCCACGATGCTGCTCGGGTCGACGTCGGTTCCGGTCCCGTCCGGGTCCGGCCTGGAGGTCGCGCCACGCACCCGCCACCAGCTGCGCAACGACGGCGACGAAACGCTTGAGGTGCTCGTCGTCTCGAGCCCGCGCGTCTCCGGCAACCCGCACGGCCGGAGACCCGCGCGCCGGGACCGGGTGGTCGTCGGCACCTACGTGCGGCCGACGCGACCAAGCGACCTCGACGCCGTCGTGCGCATCGAGACGGCCGCCGACACCAGCCACTGGTTGGGGGAGGGCGGTGCCGACTGGCACCGGCGCGTGCTCGAGGACCCTGACATGGAGCACTGGGTGCTCGTCGACCGGCTCGACCACGTGCTGGCCTTCGGCATCCTCGCCGGCCTGCAGCAGCAGGACACCACGGCCGCGGTGGAGGTCCGGAGGATGGTCGTCGCGAGCGAGGGTCGTGGTCAGGGTCTGGGCCGCCTTCTCATGCGCCAGCTCCTCGAGCAGGCGCTGGCCCGGCCGCAGGTCTCCACCGTCTGGCTCGACGTGGGTGAGGACAACGTGCGCGCGCAGAGCCTCTACCGCAGCTTCGGCTTCCAGCAGAAGCCGGCACCGTCCTGGGCACGGCTGCTGGACAACGGTATCTACATGGAGTGGTCGGCCCGCCGGGCCTGA
- the ispG gene encoding flavodoxin-dependent (E)-4-hydroxy-3-methylbut-2-enyl-diphosphate synthase translates to MTAGTPISLGMPSAPAPVLAPRRQSRKIRVGKVEVGGDAPISVQSMTTTPTTDVNATLQQIAELTAAGCDIVRVACPSQDDAEALPAIARKSQIPVIADIHFQPKYVFAAIDAGCAAVRVNPGNIRKFDDQVKEIARAAKDAGVSIRIGVNAGSLDKRLLDKYGKPTAEALVESAVWEASLFEEHDFHDFKISVKHNDPVVMVRAYEMLAERGDWPLHLGVTEAGPAFQGTIKSSVAFGALLSKGIGDTIRVSLSAPPVEEVKVGNQILQSLNLKPRKLEIVSCPSCGRAQVDVYTLAEEVTAGLEGMEVPLRVAVMGCVVNGPGEAREADLGVASGNGKGQIFVKGEVIKTVPESQIVETLIEEAMRIAEEMESRGELPEAGGTPDVVVG, encoded by the coding sequence ATGACTGCTGGCACCCCCATCTCCCTCGGTATGCCGTCCGCCCCGGCCCCGGTCCTCGCCCCGCGACGGCAGAGCCGGAAGATCCGGGTAGGCAAGGTCGAGGTCGGTGGAGACGCCCCGATCTCGGTGCAGTCGATGACGACCACCCCGACCACGGACGTCAACGCGACGTTGCAGCAGATCGCCGAGCTCACCGCCGCCGGCTGCGACATCGTCCGCGTGGCCTGCCCGAGCCAGGACGACGCGGAGGCGCTGCCGGCCATCGCCCGCAAGTCGCAGATCCCGGTCATCGCCGACATCCACTTCCAGCCCAAGTACGTCTTCGCCGCGATCGACGCCGGCTGCGCGGCGGTCCGCGTCAACCCCGGCAACATCCGCAAGTTCGACGACCAGGTCAAGGAGATCGCCCGCGCAGCCAAGGACGCCGGGGTCTCGATCCGGATCGGCGTCAACGCCGGCTCCCTCGACAAGCGGCTGCTCGACAAGTACGGCAAGCCGACCGCCGAGGCCCTCGTCGAGTCGGCGGTGTGGGAGGCGAGCCTCTTCGAGGAGCACGACTTCCACGACTTCAAGATCTCGGTCAAGCACAACGACCCGGTCGTCATGGTGCGCGCCTACGAGATGCTCGCCGAGCGGGGCGACTGGCCGCTGCACCTCGGCGTGACCGAGGCCGGGCCGGCCTTCCAGGGCACCATCAAGTCCTCGGTCGCCTTCGGTGCACTGCTCTCCAAGGGCATCGGCGACACCATCCGCGTCTCCCTGTCGGCCCCACCGGTGGAGGAGGTCAAGGTCGGCAACCAGATCCTGCAGAGCCTCAACCTCAAGCCGCGCAAGCTCGAGATCGTCTCCTGCCCGTCGTGCGGCCGCGCCCAGGTCGACGTCTACACCCTGGCCGAGGAGGTGACCGCCGGCCTGGAGGGCATGGAGGTGCCGCTGCGCGTCGCCGTCATGGGCTGCGTCGTCAACGGTCCGGGCGAGGCTCGCGAGGCCGACCTCGGCGTCGCCTCCGGCAACGGCAAGGGCCAGATCTTCGTCAAGGGCGAGGTCATCAAGACCGTCCCCGAGTCGCAGATCGTCGAGACGCTCATCGAGGAGGCCATGCGCATCGCGGAGGAGATGGAGTCGCGCGGCGAGCTGCCCGAGGCGGGCGGCACGCCGGACGTCGTCGTCGGCTGA